A portion of the Acanthopagrus latus isolate v.2019 chromosome 21, fAcaLat1.1, whole genome shotgun sequence genome contains these proteins:
- the gbx1 gene encoding homeobox protein GBX-1 → MQRPGGQGTAFSIDSLIGTPQPRPGHLLYTGYPMFMPYRPLVIPQALSHSPLSSGIPPLAPLASFAGRLTNTFCASLGQGVPSMVALTTTMPSFSDPPDSFYPPQELPGPRLSAADPGARRQESPHSEELHGRDKGSDLLNFSETFQTISGETKLYSSDDEKLDLKSADAACSDREDSSADSENESFSDGNNCGSLSQKSKLKAGSQEALPTGGSAGKSRRRRTAFTSEQLLELEKEFHCKKYLSLTERSQIAHALKLSEVQVKIWFQNRRAKWKRIKAGNVNNRSGEPVRNPKIVVPIPVHVNRFAVRSQHQQIEQGTRP, encoded by the exons ATGCAGAGACCAGGAGGCCAGGGGACGGCGTTCTCAATCGACTCCCTCATAGGGACCCCTCAGCCCAGACCCGGACACCTGCTCTACACGGGCTACCCCATGTTCATGCCGTACAGACCTTTGGTTATCCCGCAAGCTTTATCCCACTCGCCCCTATCGTCTGGTATACCTCCGCTCGCACCTTTGGCTTCTTTCGCTGGACGCCTCACGAACACGTTCTGTGCCAGTTTGGGACAGGGGGTGCCGTCCATGGTGGCGCTCACCACGACGATGCCGAGTTTCTCCGACCCTCCGGACAGTTTCTACCCGCCGCAGGAGCTCCCGGGCCCGCGCCTGAGCGCCGCCGATCCCGGAGCGAGGAGGCAGGAGAGCCCGCACTCCGAGGAGCTGCACGGCCGGGACAAGGGCTCCGATCTGCTCAACTTCTCGGAAACTTTTCAGACGATATCAG GCGAGACCAAACTGTACAGCTCGGACGACGAGAAGCTGGACCTAAAATCGGCGGACGCGGCGTGCAGCGACCGGGAGGACAGCTCCGCGGACAGCGAGAACGAGAGCTTCTCTGACGGGAACAACTGCGGCTCCCTGTCCCAGAAGAGCAAACTAAAAGCCGGCTCGCAGGAGGCGCTGCCGACCGGCGGCTCGGCGGGGAAGAGCCGGAGGAGACGAACAGCTTTTACCAGcgagcagctgctggagctcgAAAAGGAGTTTCACTGTAAAAAGTACCTTTCCCTGACCGAACGCTCGCAGATCGCGCACGCACTCAAACTGAGCGAGGTGCAGGTGAAGATCTGGTTTCAGAACCGCAGGGCCAAATGGAAACGGATCAAGGCCGGCAACGTGAACAACCGGTCGGGAGAGCCGGTGAGAAACCCCAAAATCGTGGTCCCCATCCCGGTGCACGTCAACAGGTTCGCTGTGAGGAGTCAGCACCAGCAAATAGAGCAAGGGACCAGGCCATGA